In Vigna angularis cultivar LongXiaoDou No.4 chromosome 8, ASM1680809v1, whole genome shotgun sequence, one DNA window encodes the following:
- the LOC108346127 gene encoding uncharacterized protein LOC108346127 has translation MAKKRKSITTSLDEVDRTLYASFCTAANSLSQLYTHTMNHQKLSFNAGERHALENLYEWIWRQQEGGSRVATIDVLNYIQNELDYCEEPSMSPRAPLQHHQSQPTLHMPSLGFPVTSASSGQTIAAQGLRAEPDENQQKNSVFSNALSSPIRRSLQHYQIGEGGCYSNGPFMGNGNRNTELGFLSQHGRESIVMSSNDSAMDMHAD, from the exons ATGGCCAAGAAGCGCAAGTCCATTACCACCAGCCTCGACGAGGTCGATCGGACCCTCTACGCCTCATTCTGTACCGCCGCCAATTCCCTCTCCCAGCTCTACACGCACACCATGAACCACCAGAAGCTCTCCTTCAACGCCGGCGAACGCCACGCCCTC GAAAATCTTTATGAGTGGATTTGGAGACAACAAGAAGGAGGATCAAGGGTTGCAACAATTGATGTGCTCAACTACATACAG AATGAGCTGGATTATTGTGAAGAGCCATCTATGTCACCTAGAGCACCACTGCAACACCACCAGTCACAACCAACATTGCATATGCCCAGCTTGGGCTTTCCTGTCACTTCAGCGTCTTCTGGCCAAACTATAGCTGCACAAGGACTTCGTGCCGAACCTGATGAAAATCAACAGAAAAATTCTGTGTTTTCGAATGCCTTGTCAAGTCCAATACGCCGAAGCCTTCAACATTATCAAATTGGTGAGGGAGGATGCTACAGCAATGGTCCCTTCATGGGGAATGGAAACCGGAACACTGAACTTGGCTTTCTTTCTCAGCATGGCAGGGAATCAATAGTAATGAGCTCCAATGATTCTGCCATGGATATGCATGCAGACTAG